In Drosophila santomea strain STO CAGO 1482 chromosome 2L, Prin_Dsan_1.1, whole genome shotgun sequence, a single window of DNA contains:
- the LOC120458621 gene encoding uncharacterized protein LOC120458621 isoform X1 encodes MGSRIKNDVKKLFEFWCEVSPTPGLERGTSSRSGGPAAPSGVIVESFPEGFRDQEVLTGIPSFAFPCDITSTSVQTYSFVHTTGDSKWRFGFCRQDPRTNTAMVLITYLPWHDTFLKLLPVLGELKRTDPNGFRTFLSEAYNQGIPDCGGSLKVYYSAGKSHFTFERPLQFQLPSMPENHNLNLYYNFVEPKEMIAVFAAMLAERRIIFTSRHLDRLSSCIQAANSFLYPMVWQHIFIPVLPWEFKDYLGAPMPYLIGVPEPVLETVTSDELGEVVILNCDTKIFESPFDDVHNLPTEIVSQLKKHLNHTHDHIGDRISKIFLNALVQLIGGYRDAVEYHENSKTFNSQKFIESRPAHLRPFLAKMMDLQIFAQFIDDRLKMLNSGLGFSDEFELETVRYAEKKKRGRNYAIMKNLKDKTNPAVKSAVKSVKEGSRGMKTAYKGFKTKLRENGNQFGGTHFHFGLGSPNHSDRPDGTSGGYVRGGKAIGAAHHSAPSSPVTSKRLDGIASVTGSSGSGGSVAREPREFLRRGPVPLAMSSSSSHIQPNGHAYGSSAGAHYGHHLAASPAVSSASSLCSSSEMNLSQELQNHPLFKTPAVDRSLKPNAEHRRGAAPPARPPPPQSTPASYYNHPYAAHPHVETKPPRHTSTPTRPRQPLPTADSSNFDCPPDVQSPPIPPRRHGSSNAIVAATAAAVSAEINKLERNCWEDEPTGNDPVRISNASSSSATSSSSGASFVTAASTFSHLNVSDPPIPTPRAKREQHQPLEDSMNDLISLDDSNNTSFDLEDFDPLNQNARPLPPLSTAFSKKCNTLPAGVNSSVVTSSVSNPLYPYFAPKHMATVAAVTGRTPSMHPPPQIQRNTIAAKPDDDFELLRKYGLDQFSLNANGTEKPQQLTTGKGMNNWTTFD; translated from the exons ATGGGATCACGTATCAA AAATGACGTGAAGAAGCTCTTCGAGTTCTGGTGCGAGGTCTCGCCGACGCCGGGATTGGAGAGGGGCACTAGTTCCAGGAGCGGTGGGCCAGCTGCTCCCTCCGGCGTGATCGTGGAGAGCTTTCCCGAGGGATTCCGCGACCAGGAGGTGCTCACCGGCATCCCATCGTTTGCCTTCCCCTGCGACATAACAAG CACCTCGGTACAGACGTATTCCTTTGTGCACACTACTGGCGATTCGAAATGGCGCTTTGGATTCTGTCGACAGGATCCGCGGACGAATACGGCCATGGTGCTGATAACCTACCTGCCGTGGCACGACACCTTCCTGAAGCTGTTACCCGTTCTCGGCGAGCTGAAGCGGACGGATCCCAATGGGTTTCGCACCTTCCTTTCCGAGGCCTATAACCAGGGGATCCCGGATTGTGGCGGCAGCCTTAAGGTTTATTACAGCGCAGGGAAGAGT CACTTCACCTTTGAACGCCCACTGCAGTTCCAGTTGCCCAGCATGCCAGAAAAT CACAACTTGAATTTGTACTACAACTTCGTTGAGCCCAAGGAGATGATTGCCGTGTTTGCTGCCATGCTGGCCGAGCGTCGAATCATCTTCACCTCGAGACACCTGGACAGGCTATCCTCGTGCATTCAGGCGGCCAATTCATTTCTATATCCCATGGTCTGGCAGCACATCTTTATACCGGTGTTGCCGTGGGAGTTCAAAGACTACCTGGGTGCGCCCATGCCATATCTGATTGGCGTGCCGGAACCAGTGCTCGAAACC gTCACCAGCGATGAGCTGGGTGAAGTTGTGATTCTGAACTGTGATACAAAAATATTCGAAAGCCCATTTGACGATGTTCACAATCTGCCGACGGAGATCGTCTCACAACTGAAGAAGCATCTGAATCACACGCACGACCACATCGGCGACCGTATCTCGAAGATCTTCCTAAACGCACTTGTGCAGCTCATCGGTGGCTATCGGGACGCGGTCGAGTACCACGAGAACAGCAAGACCTTTAATTCCCAAAAATTCATTGAATCTCGGCCGGCGCACCTGCGACCCTTTCTTGCCAAAATGATGGATCTGCAGATCTTTGCGCAGTTCATTGACGATCGCCTAAAGATGCTCAACAGCGGACTTGGCTTCTCGGACGAGTTCGAGTTGGAGACGGTGCGCTATGCGGAAAAGAAGAAGCGCGGGCGAAACTATGCCATCATGAAGAACTTAAAGGACAAG ACTAATCCGGCTGTAAAGTCTGCCGTCAAATCG GTAAAGGAGGGCTCGCGGGGCATGAAGACCGCCTACAAGGGATTCAAGACAAAGCTGCGCGAGAACGGAAACCAGTTTGGTGGTACGCACTTCCACTTTGGACTTGGATCTCCAAATCATTCGGATCGTCCTGACGGCACCAGCGGAGGATACGTTCGTGGTGGCAAGGCCATTGGGGCTGCCCACCACTCGGCGCCCAGTTCTCCAGTGACCAGCAAGCGTCTTGATGGAATTGCCTCCGTTACGggaagcagcggcagcggTGGATCCGTCGCCAGGGAGCCGCGGGAGTTCTTGCGACGCGGTCCTGTCCCGCTGGCCATGTCTAGCTCGAGCAGCCACATTCAGCCGAACGGCCATGCGTACGGTTCGAGTGCTGGGGCTCATTATGGTCATCACCTCGCTGCGTCTCCTGCTGTTAGCTCGGCGAGTTCGTTGTGCTCATCTTCGGAGATGAACCTTTCGCAGGAACTCCAGAACCATCCTCTTTTCAAAACACCGGCAGTGGACCGCAGT CTTAAGCCGAACGCAGAGCACAGGCGAGGAGCAGCACCGCCAGCCCGACCACCGCCCCCTCAGTCTACGCCCGCCTCCTACTACAATCATCCGTATGCCGCGCATCCGCACGTGGAAACGAAGCCGCCAAGGCACACTTCCACACCCACCAGACCGCGTCAGCCCCTGCCCACCGCCGATTCCAGCAACTTTGATTGCCCGCCGGACGTGCAATCTCCCCCGATTCCGCCCCGGAGGCATGGCAGCTCGAATGCGATTGTAGCGGCCACAGCTGCAGCCGTCAGTGCGGAGATTAACAAACTGGAACGTAACTGCTGGGAGGACGAGCCTACAGGAAATGACCCAGTACGCATCTCAAACGCATCCTCATCATCGGCAACATCGTCCTCCTCGGGCGCATCGTTTGTGACGGCGGCGTCGACGTTTTCGCACCTTAATGTGTCCGATCCGCCCATTCCGACACCGCGGGCCAAGAGAGAG cagcaccagccaCTGGAGGACAGCATGAATGATCTGATATCGCTGGACGATAGCAACAACACCAGCTTCGACCTGGAGGACTTTGATCCGCTGAATCAGAATGCTCGTCCGCTGCCGCCCCTCAGCACGGCGTTTAGCAAGAAGTGCAACACACTGCCTGCTGGCGTCAACAGCAGTGTGGTGACCAGCAGCGTCAGCAATCCACTTTACCCGTATTTCGCGCCCAAGCACATGGCCACGGTGGCTGCTGTGACGGGACGGACGCCATCGATGCATCCACCGCCGCAGATCCAGCGCAACACCATTGCCGCCAAACCCGACGACGACTTCGAGCTGCTCCGCAAGTACGGTCTGGACCAGTTCTCCCTGAACGCCAACGGAACGGAGAAGCCGCAGCAGCTCACCACCGGAAAGGGCATGAACAACTGGACAACATTCGATTAA
- the LOC120458621 gene encoding uncharacterized protein LOC120458621 isoform X3 has protein sequence MGSRIKNDVKKLFEFWCEVSPTPGLERGTSSRSGGPAAPSGVIVESFPEGFRDQEVLTGIPSFAFPCDITSTSVQTYSFVHTTGDSKWRFGFCRQDPRTNTAMVLITYLPWHDTFLKLLPVLGELKRTDPNGFRTFLSEAYNQGIPDCGGSLKVYYSAGKSHFTFERPLQFQLPSMPENHNLNLYYNFVEPKEMIAVFAAMLAERRIIFTSRHLDRLSSCIQAANSFLYPMVWQHIFIPVLPWEFKDYLGAPMPYLIGVPEPVLETVTSDELGEVVILNCDTKIFESPFDDVHNLPTEIVSQLKKHLNHTHDHIGDRISKIFLNALVQLIGGYRDAVEYHENSKTFNSQKFIESRPAHLRPFLAKMMDLQIFAQFIDDRLKMLNSGLGFSDEFELETVRYAEKKKRGRNYAIMKNLKDKVKEGSRGMKTAYKGFKTKLRENGNQFGGTHFHFGLGSPNHSDRPDGTSGGYVRGGKAIGAAHHSAPSSPVTSKRLDGIASVTGSSGSGGSVAREPREFLRRGPVPLAMSSSSSHIQPNGHAYGSSAGAHYGHHLAASPAVSSASSLCSSSEMNLSQELQNHPLFKTPAVDRSLKPNAEHRRGAAPPARPPPPQSTPASYYNHPYAAHPHVETKPPRHTSTPTRPRQPLPTADSSNFDCPPDVQSPPIPPRRHGSSNAIVAATAAAVSAEINKLERNCWEDEPTGNDPVRISNASSSSATSSSSGASFVTAASTFSHLNVSDPPIPTPRAKREQHQPLEDSMNDLISLDDSNNTSFDLEDFDPLNQNARPLPPLSTAFSKKCNTLPAGVNSSVVTSSVSNPLYPYFAPKHMATVAAVTGRTPSMHPPPQIQRNTIAAKPDDDFELLRKYGLDQFSLNANGTEKPQQLTTGKGMNNWTTFD, from the exons ATGGGATCACGTATCAA AAATGACGTGAAGAAGCTCTTCGAGTTCTGGTGCGAGGTCTCGCCGACGCCGGGATTGGAGAGGGGCACTAGTTCCAGGAGCGGTGGGCCAGCTGCTCCCTCCGGCGTGATCGTGGAGAGCTTTCCCGAGGGATTCCGCGACCAGGAGGTGCTCACCGGCATCCCATCGTTTGCCTTCCCCTGCGACATAACAAG CACCTCGGTACAGACGTATTCCTTTGTGCACACTACTGGCGATTCGAAATGGCGCTTTGGATTCTGTCGACAGGATCCGCGGACGAATACGGCCATGGTGCTGATAACCTACCTGCCGTGGCACGACACCTTCCTGAAGCTGTTACCCGTTCTCGGCGAGCTGAAGCGGACGGATCCCAATGGGTTTCGCACCTTCCTTTCCGAGGCCTATAACCAGGGGATCCCGGATTGTGGCGGCAGCCTTAAGGTTTATTACAGCGCAGGGAAGAGT CACTTCACCTTTGAACGCCCACTGCAGTTCCAGTTGCCCAGCATGCCAGAAAAT CACAACTTGAATTTGTACTACAACTTCGTTGAGCCCAAGGAGATGATTGCCGTGTTTGCTGCCATGCTGGCCGAGCGTCGAATCATCTTCACCTCGAGACACCTGGACAGGCTATCCTCGTGCATTCAGGCGGCCAATTCATTTCTATATCCCATGGTCTGGCAGCACATCTTTATACCGGTGTTGCCGTGGGAGTTCAAAGACTACCTGGGTGCGCCCATGCCATATCTGATTGGCGTGCCGGAACCAGTGCTCGAAACC gTCACCAGCGATGAGCTGGGTGAAGTTGTGATTCTGAACTGTGATACAAAAATATTCGAAAGCCCATTTGACGATGTTCACAATCTGCCGACGGAGATCGTCTCACAACTGAAGAAGCATCTGAATCACACGCACGACCACATCGGCGACCGTATCTCGAAGATCTTCCTAAACGCACTTGTGCAGCTCATCGGTGGCTATCGGGACGCGGTCGAGTACCACGAGAACAGCAAGACCTTTAATTCCCAAAAATTCATTGAATCTCGGCCGGCGCACCTGCGACCCTTTCTTGCCAAAATGATGGATCTGCAGATCTTTGCGCAGTTCATTGACGATCGCCTAAAGATGCTCAACAGCGGACTTGGCTTCTCGGACGAGTTCGAGTTGGAGACGGTGCGCTATGCGGAAAAGAAGAAGCGCGGGCGAAACTATGCCATCATGAAGAACTTAAAGGACAAG GTAAAGGAGGGCTCGCGGGGCATGAAGACCGCCTACAAGGGATTCAAGACAAAGCTGCGCGAGAACGGAAACCAGTTTGGTGGTACGCACTTCCACTTTGGACTTGGATCTCCAAATCATTCGGATCGTCCTGACGGCACCAGCGGAGGATACGTTCGTGGTGGCAAGGCCATTGGGGCTGCCCACCACTCGGCGCCCAGTTCTCCAGTGACCAGCAAGCGTCTTGATGGAATTGCCTCCGTTACGggaagcagcggcagcggTGGATCCGTCGCCAGGGAGCCGCGGGAGTTCTTGCGACGCGGTCCTGTCCCGCTGGCCATGTCTAGCTCGAGCAGCCACATTCAGCCGAACGGCCATGCGTACGGTTCGAGTGCTGGGGCTCATTATGGTCATCACCTCGCTGCGTCTCCTGCTGTTAGCTCGGCGAGTTCGTTGTGCTCATCTTCGGAGATGAACCTTTCGCAGGAACTCCAGAACCATCCTCTTTTCAAAACACCGGCAGTGGACCGCAGT CTTAAGCCGAACGCAGAGCACAGGCGAGGAGCAGCACCGCCAGCCCGACCACCGCCCCCTCAGTCTACGCCCGCCTCCTACTACAATCATCCGTATGCCGCGCATCCGCACGTGGAAACGAAGCCGCCAAGGCACACTTCCACACCCACCAGACCGCGTCAGCCCCTGCCCACCGCCGATTCCAGCAACTTTGATTGCCCGCCGGACGTGCAATCTCCCCCGATTCCGCCCCGGAGGCATGGCAGCTCGAATGCGATTGTAGCGGCCACAGCTGCAGCCGTCAGTGCGGAGATTAACAAACTGGAACGTAACTGCTGGGAGGACGAGCCTACAGGAAATGACCCAGTACGCATCTCAAACGCATCCTCATCATCGGCAACATCGTCCTCCTCGGGCGCATCGTTTGTGACGGCGGCGTCGACGTTTTCGCACCTTAATGTGTCCGATCCGCCCATTCCGACACCGCGGGCCAAGAGAGAG cagcaccagccaCTGGAGGACAGCATGAATGATCTGATATCGCTGGACGATAGCAACAACACCAGCTTCGACCTGGAGGACTTTGATCCGCTGAATCAGAATGCTCGTCCGCTGCCGCCCCTCAGCACGGCGTTTAGCAAGAAGTGCAACACACTGCCTGCTGGCGTCAACAGCAGTGTGGTGACCAGCAGCGTCAGCAATCCACTTTACCCGTATTTCGCGCCCAAGCACATGGCCACGGTGGCTGCTGTGACGGGACGGACGCCATCGATGCATCCACCGCCGCAGATCCAGCGCAACACCATTGCCGCCAAACCCGACGACGACTTCGAGCTGCTCCGCAAGTACGGTCTGGACCAGTTCTCCCTGAACGCCAACGGAACGGAGAAGCCGCAGCAGCTCACCACCGGAAAGGGCATGAACAACTGGACAACATTCGATTAA
- the LOC120458621 gene encoding uncharacterized protein LOC120458621 isoform X2 produces the protein MGSRIKNDVKKLFEFWCEVSPTPGLERGTSSRSGGPAAPSGVIVESFPEGFRDQEVLTGIPSFAFPCDITSTSVQTYSFVHTTGDSKWRFGFCRQDPRTNTAMVLITYLPWHDTFLKLLPVLGELKRTDPNGFRTFLSEAYNQGIPDCGGSLKVYYSAGKSHFTFERPLQFQLPSMPENHNLNLYYNFVEPKEMIAVFAAMLAERRIIFTSRHLDRLSSCIQAANSFLYPMVWQHIFIPVLPWEFKDYLGAPMPYLIGVPEPVLETVTSDELGEVVILNCDTKIFESPFDDVHNLPTEIVSQLKKHLNHTHDHIGDRISKIFLNALVQLIGGYRDAVEYHENSKTFNSQKFIESRPAHLRPFLAKMMDLQIFAQFIDDRLKMLNSGLGFSDEFELETVRYAEKKKRGRNYAIMKNLKDKTNPAVKSAVKSVKEGSRGMKTAYKGFKTKLRENGNQFGGTHFHFGLGSPNHSDRPDGTSGGYVRGGKAIGAAHHSAPSSPVTSKRLDGIASVTGSSGSGGSVAREPREFLRRGPVPLAMSSSSSHIQPNGHAYGSSAGAHYGHHLAASPAVSSASSLCSSSEMNLSQELQNHPLFKTPAVDRSLKPNAEHRRGAAPPARPPPPQSTPASYYNHPYAAHPHVETKPPRHTSTPTRPRQPLPTADSSNFDCPPDVQSPPIPPRRHGSSNAIVAATAAAVSAEINKLERNCWEDEPTGNDPVRISNASSSSATSSSSGASFVTAASTFSHLNVSDPPIPTPRAKREHQPLEDSMNDLISLDDSNNTSFDLEDFDPLNQNARPLPPLSTAFSKKCNTLPAGVNSSVVTSSVSNPLYPYFAPKHMATVAAVTGRTPSMHPPPQIQRNTIAAKPDDDFELLRKYGLDQFSLNANGTEKPQQLTTGKGMNNWTTFD, from the exons ATGGGATCACGTATCAA AAATGACGTGAAGAAGCTCTTCGAGTTCTGGTGCGAGGTCTCGCCGACGCCGGGATTGGAGAGGGGCACTAGTTCCAGGAGCGGTGGGCCAGCTGCTCCCTCCGGCGTGATCGTGGAGAGCTTTCCCGAGGGATTCCGCGACCAGGAGGTGCTCACCGGCATCCCATCGTTTGCCTTCCCCTGCGACATAACAAG CACCTCGGTACAGACGTATTCCTTTGTGCACACTACTGGCGATTCGAAATGGCGCTTTGGATTCTGTCGACAGGATCCGCGGACGAATACGGCCATGGTGCTGATAACCTACCTGCCGTGGCACGACACCTTCCTGAAGCTGTTACCCGTTCTCGGCGAGCTGAAGCGGACGGATCCCAATGGGTTTCGCACCTTCCTTTCCGAGGCCTATAACCAGGGGATCCCGGATTGTGGCGGCAGCCTTAAGGTTTATTACAGCGCAGGGAAGAGT CACTTCACCTTTGAACGCCCACTGCAGTTCCAGTTGCCCAGCATGCCAGAAAAT CACAACTTGAATTTGTACTACAACTTCGTTGAGCCCAAGGAGATGATTGCCGTGTTTGCTGCCATGCTGGCCGAGCGTCGAATCATCTTCACCTCGAGACACCTGGACAGGCTATCCTCGTGCATTCAGGCGGCCAATTCATTTCTATATCCCATGGTCTGGCAGCACATCTTTATACCGGTGTTGCCGTGGGAGTTCAAAGACTACCTGGGTGCGCCCATGCCATATCTGATTGGCGTGCCGGAACCAGTGCTCGAAACC gTCACCAGCGATGAGCTGGGTGAAGTTGTGATTCTGAACTGTGATACAAAAATATTCGAAAGCCCATTTGACGATGTTCACAATCTGCCGACGGAGATCGTCTCACAACTGAAGAAGCATCTGAATCACACGCACGACCACATCGGCGACCGTATCTCGAAGATCTTCCTAAACGCACTTGTGCAGCTCATCGGTGGCTATCGGGACGCGGTCGAGTACCACGAGAACAGCAAGACCTTTAATTCCCAAAAATTCATTGAATCTCGGCCGGCGCACCTGCGACCCTTTCTTGCCAAAATGATGGATCTGCAGATCTTTGCGCAGTTCATTGACGATCGCCTAAAGATGCTCAACAGCGGACTTGGCTTCTCGGACGAGTTCGAGTTGGAGACGGTGCGCTATGCGGAAAAGAAGAAGCGCGGGCGAAACTATGCCATCATGAAGAACTTAAAGGACAAG ACTAATCCGGCTGTAAAGTCTGCCGTCAAATCG GTAAAGGAGGGCTCGCGGGGCATGAAGACCGCCTACAAGGGATTCAAGACAAAGCTGCGCGAGAACGGAAACCAGTTTGGTGGTACGCACTTCCACTTTGGACTTGGATCTCCAAATCATTCGGATCGTCCTGACGGCACCAGCGGAGGATACGTTCGTGGTGGCAAGGCCATTGGGGCTGCCCACCACTCGGCGCCCAGTTCTCCAGTGACCAGCAAGCGTCTTGATGGAATTGCCTCCGTTACGggaagcagcggcagcggTGGATCCGTCGCCAGGGAGCCGCGGGAGTTCTTGCGACGCGGTCCTGTCCCGCTGGCCATGTCTAGCTCGAGCAGCCACATTCAGCCGAACGGCCATGCGTACGGTTCGAGTGCTGGGGCTCATTATGGTCATCACCTCGCTGCGTCTCCTGCTGTTAGCTCGGCGAGTTCGTTGTGCTCATCTTCGGAGATGAACCTTTCGCAGGAACTCCAGAACCATCCTCTTTTCAAAACACCGGCAGTGGACCGCAGT CTTAAGCCGAACGCAGAGCACAGGCGAGGAGCAGCACCGCCAGCCCGACCACCGCCCCCTCAGTCTACGCCCGCCTCCTACTACAATCATCCGTATGCCGCGCATCCGCACGTGGAAACGAAGCCGCCAAGGCACACTTCCACACCCACCAGACCGCGTCAGCCCCTGCCCACCGCCGATTCCAGCAACTTTGATTGCCCGCCGGACGTGCAATCTCCCCCGATTCCGCCCCGGAGGCATGGCAGCTCGAATGCGATTGTAGCGGCCACAGCTGCAGCCGTCAGTGCGGAGATTAACAAACTGGAACGTAACTGCTGGGAGGACGAGCCTACAGGAAATGACCCAGTACGCATCTCAAACGCATCCTCATCATCGGCAACATCGTCCTCCTCGGGCGCATCGTTTGTGACGGCGGCGTCGACGTTTTCGCACCTTAATGTGTCCGATCCGCCCATTCCGACACCGCGGGCCAAGAGAGAG caccagccaCTGGAGGACAGCATGAATGATCTGATATCGCTGGACGATAGCAACAACACCAGCTTCGACCTGGAGGACTTTGATCCGCTGAATCAGAATGCTCGTCCGCTGCCGCCCCTCAGCACGGCGTTTAGCAAGAAGTGCAACACACTGCCTGCTGGCGTCAACAGCAGTGTGGTGACCAGCAGCGTCAGCAATCCACTTTACCCGTATTTCGCGCCCAAGCACATGGCCACGGTGGCTGCTGTGACGGGACGGACGCCATCGATGCATCCACCGCCGCAGATCCAGCGCAACACCATTGCCGCCAAACCCGACGACGACTTCGAGCTGCTCCGCAAGTACGGTCTGGACCAGTTCTCCCTGAACGCCAACGGAACGGAGAAGCCGCAGCAGCTCACCACCGGAAAGGGCATGAACAACTGGACAACATTCGATTAA
- the LOC120458621 gene encoding DENN domain-containing protein 1A isoform X5 has protein sequence MGSRIKNDVKKLFEFWCEVSPTPGLERGTSSRSGGPAAPSGVIVESFPEGFRDQEVLTGIPSFAFPCDITSTSVQTYSFVHTTGDSKWRFGFCRQDPRTNTAMVLITYLPWHDTFLKLLPVLGELKRTDPNGFRTFLSEAYNQGIPDCGGSLKVYYSAGKSHFTFERPLQFQLPSMPENHNLNLYYNFVEPKEMIAVFAAMLAERRIIFTSRHLDRLSSCIQAANSFLYPMVWQHIFIPVLPWEFKDYLGAPMPYLIGVPEPVLETVTSDELGEVVILNCDTKIFESPFDDVHNLPTEIVSQLKKHLNHTHDHIGDRISKIFLNALVQLIGGYRDAVEYHENSKTFNSQKFIESRPAHLRPFLAKMMDLQIFAQFIDDRLKMLNSGLGFSDEFELETVRYAEKKKRGRNYAIMKNLKDKTNPAVKSAVKSVKEGSRGMKTAYKGFKTKLRENGNQFGGTHFHFGLGSPNHSDRPDGTSGGYVRGGKAIGAAHHSAPSSPVTSKRLDGIASVTGSSGSGGSVAREPREFLRRGPVPLAMSSSSSHIQPNGHAYGSSAGAHYGHHLAASPAVSSASSLCSSSEMNLSQELQNHPLFKTPAVDRSHQPLEDSMNDLISLDDSNNTSFDLEDFDPLNQNARPLPPLSTAFSKKCNTLPAGVNSSVVTSSVSNPLYPYFAPKHMATVAAVTGRTPSMHPPPQIQRNTIAAKPDDDFELLRKYGLDQFSLNANGTEKPQQLTTGKGMNNWTTFD, from the exons ATGGGATCACGTATCAA AAATGACGTGAAGAAGCTCTTCGAGTTCTGGTGCGAGGTCTCGCCGACGCCGGGATTGGAGAGGGGCACTAGTTCCAGGAGCGGTGGGCCAGCTGCTCCCTCCGGCGTGATCGTGGAGAGCTTTCCCGAGGGATTCCGCGACCAGGAGGTGCTCACCGGCATCCCATCGTTTGCCTTCCCCTGCGACATAACAAG CACCTCGGTACAGACGTATTCCTTTGTGCACACTACTGGCGATTCGAAATGGCGCTTTGGATTCTGTCGACAGGATCCGCGGACGAATACGGCCATGGTGCTGATAACCTACCTGCCGTGGCACGACACCTTCCTGAAGCTGTTACCCGTTCTCGGCGAGCTGAAGCGGACGGATCCCAATGGGTTTCGCACCTTCCTTTCCGAGGCCTATAACCAGGGGATCCCGGATTGTGGCGGCAGCCTTAAGGTTTATTACAGCGCAGGGAAGAGT CACTTCACCTTTGAACGCCCACTGCAGTTCCAGTTGCCCAGCATGCCAGAAAAT CACAACTTGAATTTGTACTACAACTTCGTTGAGCCCAAGGAGATGATTGCCGTGTTTGCTGCCATGCTGGCCGAGCGTCGAATCATCTTCACCTCGAGACACCTGGACAGGCTATCCTCGTGCATTCAGGCGGCCAATTCATTTCTATATCCCATGGTCTGGCAGCACATCTTTATACCGGTGTTGCCGTGGGAGTTCAAAGACTACCTGGGTGCGCCCATGCCATATCTGATTGGCGTGCCGGAACCAGTGCTCGAAACC gTCACCAGCGATGAGCTGGGTGAAGTTGTGATTCTGAACTGTGATACAAAAATATTCGAAAGCCCATTTGACGATGTTCACAATCTGCCGACGGAGATCGTCTCACAACTGAAGAAGCATCTGAATCACACGCACGACCACATCGGCGACCGTATCTCGAAGATCTTCCTAAACGCACTTGTGCAGCTCATCGGTGGCTATCGGGACGCGGTCGAGTACCACGAGAACAGCAAGACCTTTAATTCCCAAAAATTCATTGAATCTCGGCCGGCGCACCTGCGACCCTTTCTTGCCAAAATGATGGATCTGCAGATCTTTGCGCAGTTCATTGACGATCGCCTAAAGATGCTCAACAGCGGACTTGGCTTCTCGGACGAGTTCGAGTTGGAGACGGTGCGCTATGCGGAAAAGAAGAAGCGCGGGCGAAACTATGCCATCATGAAGAACTTAAAGGACAAG ACTAATCCGGCTGTAAAGTCTGCCGTCAAATCG GTAAAGGAGGGCTCGCGGGGCATGAAGACCGCCTACAAGGGATTCAAGACAAAGCTGCGCGAGAACGGAAACCAGTTTGGTGGTACGCACTTCCACTTTGGACTTGGATCTCCAAATCATTCGGATCGTCCTGACGGCACCAGCGGAGGATACGTTCGTGGTGGCAAGGCCATTGGGGCTGCCCACCACTCGGCGCCCAGTTCTCCAGTGACCAGCAAGCGTCTTGATGGAATTGCCTCCGTTACGggaagcagcggcagcggTGGATCCGTCGCCAGGGAGCCGCGGGAGTTCTTGCGACGCGGTCCTGTCCCGCTGGCCATGTCTAGCTCGAGCAGCCACATTCAGCCGAACGGCCATGCGTACGGTTCGAGTGCTGGGGCTCATTATGGTCATCACCTCGCTGCGTCTCCTGCTGTTAGCTCGGCGAGTTCGTTGTGCTCATCTTCGGAGATGAACCTTTCGCAGGAACTCCAGAACCATCCTCTTTTCAAAACACCGGCAGTGGACCGCAGT caccagccaCTGGAGGACAGCATGAATGATCTGATATCGCTGGACGATAGCAACAACACCAGCTTCGACCTGGAGGACTTTGATCCGCTGAATCAGAATGCTCGTCCGCTGCCGCCCCTCAGCACGGCGTTTAGCAAGAAGTGCAACACACTGCCTGCTGGCGTCAACAGCAGTGTGGTGACCAGCAGCGTCAGCAATCCACTTTACCCGTATTTCGCGCCCAAGCACATGGCCACGGTGGCTGCTGTGACGGGACGGACGCCATCGATGCATCCACCGCCGCAGATCCAGCGCAACACCATTGCCGCCAAACCCGACGACGACTTCGAGCTGCTCCGCAAGTACGGTCTGGACCAGTTCTCCCTGAACGCCAACGGAACGGAGAAGCCGCAGCAGCTCACCACCGGAAAGGGCATGAACAACTGGACAACATTCGATTAA